GGTGTGGAAGGGAAAAAGAGGAAAGTTTACCTTCAATTGCTCAAGAAGACTGAGATCTGAAGGGAATGATTGGATTGGGGTCCCATCAACATGTTTGTATGAGACACCCAACTGGATCTCGTCAAGTTCCGATAAAACATCCAGCTTGGTCAGATTCAATGATGAAAAACCGTTAATCTGACAAGAGTATCTTAATGCAACTATATCAAGCCAACCGCACCGTCGAGGACGGCCAGTAGTTGTGCCAAACTCCTGCCCAGTAAATCTGAGGAGATCACCTCCTGAACCCAAATTTTCTGTTGGAAAAGGACCTGAACCAACTCTAGTGGTGTATGCTTTCACCTGCAAAgccaaaataaaccattcaccagGGTCAAATATGCTCAAATTTGTTGAAGTTCCTGAGctaaagttactttttgcactTTGCAGTAAGGAAAAATAGCTTATAAGAAGCATAGATCACCAATAactccataaaacaataaagaaataataaatatcGACATACCACTCCTATTAAATCACCAACTACTCTTGGGGCTATACCAAGACCAATGCAGATCCCACCTGCCGATGGGCTAGATGAAGTAACAAAGGGATAAGTTCCAAAATCAATGTCCAACATGGTTGCTTGTCCTCCCTCAACCAAAATCTTCTTCTTTTGGGTTATAGCTTCGTTCATGACATGCACTGTATCAGCAATAAAGGGTTCCAATCTCTCAGCATATCTCTTGTATTTTTCAACTTCTTCCTTAAGCACGTTCGGACCATAGTTAAATTTTTTGAACCTTTCTGCAGCATCTGATAACAAAACCTCGAGCTTCTGAGGAAAAGTATCCATGTACCTCAAATCGCTTACTCTAAGGCCATTACGGTTAACCTTGCTGGCGTAGCACGGTCCAATGCCTCTCTTGGTAGTACCAATAAAAGATTTAGCAAGCTCAGCTTCCCTCAGCCCATCCACTTCTTGGTGCAAGTCGAACAAAAGGTGAGCACGATCAGAAATCAATATCCTTCCTTTGCAAGAAACCCCATTTGATTCGAGGCGATCAATTTCTTCAAACAAGCCAGGCAGGTGCACCACCACTCCATTTCCTATAACACAAAGAGTATCCTCATTGAGGATACCGGATGGAACAAGATGAAGGGCGAACTTTTTCCCTTCCGCATTATAAATGGTATGCCCAGCATTAGCTCCGCCCTGATGACATATAATAATCAACTCACTAGTACAAAATAACAAAGGAGAGAAAAGCT
This is a stretch of genomic DNA from Lotus japonicus ecotype B-129 chromosome 1, LjGifu_v1.2. It encodes these proteins:
- the LOC130730657 gene encoding adenylosuccinate synthetase 2, chloroplastic; its protein translation is MSISSLALDSHAICNPKPQRPFSTFNHYRTTRNFVVCSAKPVAPPASKLTAADSSASRIGSLSQVSGVLGCQWGDEGKGKLVDILAQHFDIVARCQGGANAGHTIYNAEGKKFALHLVPSGILNEDTLCVIGNGVVVHLPGLFEEIDRLESNGVSCKGRILISDRAHLLFDLHQEVDGLREAELAKSFIGTTKRGIGPCYASKVNRNGLRVSDLRYMDTFPQKLEVLLSDAAERFKKFNYGPNVLKEEVEKYKRYAERLEPFIADTVHVMNEAITQKKKILVEGGQATMLDIDFGTYPFVTSSSPSAGGICIGLGIAPRVVGDLIGVVKAYTTRVGSGPFPTENLGSGGDLLRFTGQEFGTTTGRPRRCGWLDIVALRYSCQINGFSSLNLTKLDVLSELDEIQLGVSYKHVDGTPIQSFPSDLSLLEQLKVEYEVLPGWKSDISSIRNYSDLPKAAQQYVERIEELVGVPIHYIGVGPGRDALIFK